In the Fibrobacter sp. UWEL genome, one interval contains:
- the istA gene encoding IS21 family transposase, with protein MTKYREILRLKHLGFSERNIARNAGVSRNTVKRVAQAASANNIDWKTAEQMDDATIENRLFPNRKTSEPAHTIDFEYIRKELMRNGVTKKLLWTEYCESCRLCNREPLMYSQFCYYIQQEEQKRRATMHIPRRPAEMVEVDWAGDPAHIIDPDTGELLNAYLFVATLPYSQYTYVEAFLDEKTRNWIRAHVHMYEFFGGVTTMLVPDNCTTAVNHARSDWYTAALNRTYGEMAEHYGTAVVPARVRHPKDKASVEGNVGKISSWITAALRNEEFFSLAELNAAIRNRLDQFNARPFQKKECSRQEIFENEERPQLRPLPATPFEVAEWKTSTVQFNYHIVLDGMYYSVPYQYIKKQVESRLTDSTVEVYYEHERIASHARLHGRPSQYSTVKSHMPDSHQGYLEWDGERFRRWATGVGENTAAVINALLSGSYAEQQSYRSCMGVLKLGKRHGNAMLEWACERVLRYTSRPSYKNIRDLLLGGSDRQQAKPDGEKESRRGITRGARNYGGNK; from the coding sequence ATGACCAAATATCGCGAAATACTCCGGCTGAAGCATCTAGGCTTCAGCGAGCGAAATATCGCAAGGAATGCGGGGGTATCCCGCAATACGGTGAAGCGCGTCGCCCAGGCAGCTTCGGCGAACAATATTGACTGGAAAACGGCCGAACAGATGGACGACGCGACGATAGAGAATCGTCTCTTCCCGAATCGGAAAACGTCGGAGCCAGCCCATACCATAGACTTCGAATATATCCGCAAGGAGCTGATGCGCAACGGGGTCACCAAGAAACTCCTGTGGACGGAATACTGCGAGAGCTGCAGGCTATGCAACCGGGAACCGCTGATGTATTCCCAGTTCTGTTACTACATCCAGCAGGAGGAACAAAAACGCAGGGCAACCATGCACATCCCTCGCCGTCCAGCAGAAATGGTGGAAGTGGACTGGGCGGGCGATCCGGCCCACATAATAGACCCCGACACCGGAGAACTCCTGAACGCCTACCTGTTCGTCGCCACGCTTCCGTACAGCCAGTACACCTACGTGGAGGCGTTCCTTGACGAAAAGACCAGAAACTGGATCAGGGCGCATGTGCACATGTACGAGTTCTTCGGAGGAGTAACGACGATGCTCGTTCCTGACAACTGCACTACGGCAGTGAATCACGCGCGAAGCGACTGGTACACGGCCGCTCTGAACCGGACCTATGGCGAGATGGCGGAACACTATGGCACAGCGGTAGTCCCGGCAAGGGTGAGACACCCGAAGGACAAGGCCAGCGTAGAGGGGAACGTGGGCAAGATATCCTCATGGATAACAGCAGCCCTCCGTAACGAGGAGTTCTTCTCGCTTGCGGAACTCAATGCTGCCATAAGGAACCGTCTTGACCAGTTCAATGCGAGACCCTTCCAGAAGAAGGAATGCAGCAGGCAGGAGATCTTCGAGAACGAGGAGCGTCCGCAGCTAAGGCCCCTGCCCGCCACACCCTTCGAGGTTGCGGAATGGAAGACATCCACCGTCCAGTTCAACTACCACATCGTCCTGGATGGCATGTACTACTCCGTCCCCTATCAGTATATAAAAAAGCAGGTGGAGTCACGGTTGACCGACTCCACGGTGGAGGTGTATTACGAGCATGAACGAATCGCCAGCCACGCAAGGCTTCACGGAAGGCCGAGCCAATACTCCACGGTAAAATCCCATATGCCAGACAGCCACCAGGGATACCTGGAATGGGACGGAGAACGGTTCCGCCGCTGGGCCACCGGGGTGGGTGAAAATACAGCCGCCGTGATAAACGCCCTGCTGTCGGGAAGCTACGCTGAACAGCAGTCCTACAGATCCTGCATGGGGGTACTGAAACTGGGCAAGCGTCACGGCAACGCCATGCTTGAGTGGGCCTGTGAGAGGGTTCTACGATACACAAGCAGACCAAGCTACAAGAATATCCGGGATCTGCTGCTGGGCGGAAGTGACAGGCAGCAGGCAAAACCTGACGGGGAAAAAGAGTCTCGTCGAGGAATCACCCGCGGAGCGAGAAACTACGGAGGAAACAAGTGA
- the istB gene encoding IS21-like element helper ATPase IstB encodes MNNSSTIDKLIEMRMTTMSDMFVNQQKDPNMAGIPFEERFGMLVDAEYASRKSHALERLVKRAELEQNDASIAALDYHSGRKLNKALIQKLASCEYISQYRNIFITGATGSGKTYLACAFGMEACKRFYSVKFTRLPDLLIDLSAAEDRHTLENALQKYTKPTLLIIDEWLLFKLRENEARLLLEVIHKRRRKSSTIFCSQFEEKDWYDQICEGESTLADAIMDRISFDSYKINIEYVDKSVDKSMREVYGLNPSEAQ; translated from the coding sequence GTGAACAATAGCAGTACAATCGACAAGTTGATAGAGATGCGCATGACCACCATGTCGGACATGTTCGTCAACCAGCAAAAGGACCCGAACATGGCGGGAATCCCCTTCGAGGAGCGCTTCGGCATGCTGGTCGATGCCGAATACGCCAGCCGCAAGAGCCACGCCCTGGAGCGCCTGGTAAAGAGAGCCGAACTGGAACAGAATGACGCCAGCATAGCCGCGCTGGACTATCACTCCGGACGCAAGCTGAACAAGGCACTCATCCAGAAACTGGCCAGCTGTGAATACATATCCCAGTACAGGAACATCTTCATCACTGGAGCAACAGGCAGCGGGAAGACATATCTCGCATGTGCCTTCGGGATGGAGGCCTGCAAGCGGTTCTATTCCGTAAAGTTCACTAGGTTGCCCGACCTTCTGATAGACCTGTCGGCCGCGGAGGATCGGCATACGCTTGAAAACGCCCTGCAGAAATACACCAAGCCCACGCTCCTAATCATCGATGAATGGCTCCTGTTCAAGTTGCGGGAAAACGAGGCTAGGTTGCTCCTGGAGGTAATCCACAAGAGACGCAGGAAGTCTTCGACCATATTCTGTTCGCAGTTCGAGGAGAAGGACTGGTATGACCAGATATGCGAAGGTGAAAGTACGCTTGCGGATGCTATAATGGACCGGATATCCTTCGACTCCTACAAGATAAACATCGAGTACGTCGACAAGTCCGTTGACAAATCCATGCGAGAAGTGTATGGGTTGAACCCTTCTGAAGCACAATAA
- a CDS encoding Panacea domain-containing protein, which produces MSFDINKLIGFAAYVMRVMGSDSLQYIMLIKLMYLSDRKFLDLYDETISNDSFVSMDQGPVLSRLLNLIHGECAPNLQDAWDKCFATTGYNINVASENTLVNERMLSRAEMKVIESVVEEFGKRDVWDLINNYMHALPEWKNPHGSSIPIRLEDMMKALKKDESEIKAVIESNEERRHEEELLKKALA; this is translated from the coding sequence ATGTCCTTTGATATTAACAAATTAATTGGCTTCGCAGCCTATGTAATGAGGGTGATGGGCTCTGACTCCCTTCAGTATATTATGCTCATCAAATTGATGTACCTTTCGGACCGTAAGTTCCTGGATTTGTATGACGAAACGATTTCAAATGACAGTTTCGTATCGATGGATCAGGGACCTGTTCTTTCTAGGCTTTTAAACCTTATCCATGGAGAATGCGCTCCGAATCTTCAAGATGCATGGGACAAGTGTTTCGCGACGACGGGCTATAATATTAATGTAGCCTCTGAAAATACGTTAGTGAATGAACGTATGCTTTCTAGAGCTGAAATGAAAGTGATTGAAAGTGTAGTTGAGGAATTTGGGAAACGTGATGTTTGGGATCTTATCAATAACTATATGCACGCCCTCCCTGAATGGAAGAATCCTCACGGATCCTCAATTCCTATTAGATTGGAAGATATGATGAAAGCCCTGAAAAAGGATGAATCCGAAATTAAGGCCGTAATAGAATCCAACGAAGAAAGACGCCATGAAGAGGAACTCCTTAAAAAGGCTCTTGCATAA
- a CDS encoding valine--tRNA ligase translates to MESRYNSSEVEARWHQTWADKNSFAPSGKGEPFSVVIPPPNVTGALHLGHALNDTLQDILVRYRRKTGRDTLWIPGTDHAGIATQAVVEKRLFQDEHKTRHDIGRDALVERIWKWKEEYEARITKQLKSLGVSCDWSRQRFTLDPICAKAVRHAFFNLFKKGLIYRGKRLVNWDTKLQTAVADDEIYYEHVKGHFWTFKYPLADGSGFIPVSTTRPETIMGDTALAVHPSDERYAQFIGKTLKVPFVDREIPVIADAILVDKDFGTGSVKVTPAHDPNDYATGLRHKLPMINIMNDDGTLNENAGKFQGMKGQAARDAVVAGLEELGLLIKVEDHEMDVGHSDRSKTVIEPYLSDQWFVKMDVLAENAMNAVKSGEIKIIPERYANKYLDWLGEKRDWCISRQLWWGHRIPIWHTDATEEELKAVFGNREDIFFYKAENGGYLVCSQEENLKEDAVPGHVLKQEDDVLDTWFSSGLWPHSTMGWPENTDTLKKYYPTSVLVTSRDIITLWVARMVLFSQENMGTIPFHTVYIHPKILDGNGMTMSKSKGNGVDPMDIERKYGTDALRFVMASLCTDNQDVRLPVKKEKQEDGTEINTSEKFEIGRNFSNKIWNACRFLYPQLEQAGALTAELPMDKALFTLEDKWILSRLQTTIKDATRMLEEYHFAELAGFLYRFVWDDVCSQYLEIKKAVINRETLDAEKKNAMAILSYVLKNVLDLLHPVMPFITEELNSILFQGSEMVISRPWPTADESLINKDIEAAFDQAFAVVEAVRGVRGRYSVSPATKLKAVVSVDDAATEASVNACLAIITELGGIESITVGVKADKPKFSASAVVPGGELFIPLEGILDPAAEIARLEKEIEKAKSFAASIEKKLSNEKFVSGAPEAVVNAERTKLATQLDIVAKNEKALEELK, encoded by the coding sequence ATGGAATCTCGTTATAATTCTTCTGAAGTGGAAGCCCGCTGGCACCAGACCTGGGCTGACAAAAATAGTTTTGCACCTAGCGGTAAGGGCGAACCGTTCTCTGTCGTCATTCCGCCTCCTAACGTAACTGGCGCCCTGCACTTGGGCCACGCTCTCAACGACACCCTCCAGGATATCCTCGTCCGTTACCGCCGTAAGACCGGCCGCGACACTTTGTGGATCCCGGGCACCGACCACGCTGGCATCGCAACTCAGGCTGTGGTTGAAAAGCGCCTGTTCCAGGACGAACACAAGACCCGTCACGACATTGGCCGCGACGCTCTGGTGGAACGCATCTGGAAATGGAAGGAAGAATACGAAGCTCGCATCACCAAGCAGCTGAAGAGCCTTGGCGTGAGCTGCGACTGGAGCCGTCAGCGCTTCACTCTGGACCCCATCTGTGCAAAGGCTGTGCGTCACGCCTTCTTCAACCTGTTCAAGAAGGGTCTGATCTACCGCGGCAAGCGCCTGGTGAACTGGGATACCAAGCTCCAGACTGCAGTTGCAGATGACGAAATCTACTACGAACACGTGAAGGGCCACTTCTGGACCTTCAAGTATCCTTTGGCCGACGGTTCGGGCTTTATTCCCGTTTCTACTACCCGTCCCGAAACCATCATGGGCGATACCGCTCTTGCCGTGCACCCCAGCGACGAACGCTATGCACAGTTCATCGGCAAGACTCTGAAGGTTCCTTTCGTCGACCGTGAAATCCCCGTCATTGCCGACGCCATTCTCGTGGACAAGGACTTCGGTACCGGTTCCGTGAAGGTGACCCCGGCTCATGACCCCAACGACTATGCAACTGGTCTCCGTCACAAGCTCCCCATGATCAACATCATGAACGACGACGGCACCCTCAATGAAAACGCAGGCAAGTTCCAGGGCATGAAGGGCCAGGCTGCTCGCGACGCCGTTGTTGCCGGCCTCGAAGAACTGGGCCTCCTCATTAAGGTGGAAGACCACGAAATGGACGTGGGCCATTCTGACCGTTCCAAGACCGTTATTGAACCGTACCTCAGCGACCAGTGGTTCGTGAAGATGGACGTTCTTGCCGAAAACGCAATGAACGCTGTGAAGTCCGGCGAAATCAAGATTATTCCGGAACGCTACGCCAACAAGTACTTGGATTGGCTTGGCGAAAAGCGCGACTGGTGCATTAGCCGCCAGCTCTGGTGGGGCCACCGCATTCCTATCTGGCACACCGACGCTACCGAAGAAGAACTGAAGGCCGTGTTCGGCAACCGCGAAGACATCTTCTTCTACAAGGCCGAAAACGGCGGCTACCTGGTTTGCTCTCAGGAAGAAAACCTGAAGGAAGATGCAGTTCCGGGCCACGTTCTCAAGCAGGAAGACGACGTTCTGGATACCTGGTTCTCCAGTGGTCTTTGGCCCCACTCTACCATGGGTTGGCCCGAAAACACCGACACTCTTAAGAAGTACTACCCCACTTCCGTGCTGGTGACCAGCCGCGACATCATCACCCTCTGGGTGGCTCGCATGGTGCTGTTCAGCCAGGAAAACATGGGTACTATCCCGTTCCATACTGTTTACATCCACCCGAAGATTTTGGACGGCAATGGCATGACCATGAGTAAGTCCAAGGGTAACGGCGTGGACCCCATGGACATCGAACGTAAGTACGGCACCGACGCTCTGCGTTTCGTGATGGCTAGCCTCTGCACCGACAACCAAGACGTTCGTCTGCCGGTGAAGAAGGAAAAGCAGGAAGACGGTACCGAAATCAACACTTCTGAAAAGTTCGAAATCGGTCGTAACTTCTCCAACAAGATCTGGAACGCATGCCGCTTCCTTTATCCGCAGCTGGAACAGGCTGGCGCTCTCACCGCAGAGCTCCCCATGGACAAGGCACTCTTCACTCTCGAAGACAAGTGGATCCTTTCCCGCCTGCAGACCACCATCAAGGATGCAACCCGCATGCTGGAAGAATACCACTTCGCAGAACTTGCCGGTTTCCTCTACCGCTTCGTGTGGGATGACGTTTGCAGCCAGTACCTGGAAATCAAGAAGGCAGTGATCAACCGCGAAACTCTCGACGCCGAAAAGAAGAACGCCATGGCAATCCTCAGCTACGTGCTGAAGAACGTCCTTGACCTTCTCCACCCGGTAATGCCCTTCATTACCGAAGAGCTGAACAGCATCCTGTTCCAGGGTTCCGAAATGGTGATTAGCCGCCCCTGGCCCACCGCCGATGAATCTCTCATCAACAAGGACATCGAAGCCGCCTTCGACCAGGCATTCGCCGTGGTGGAAGCAGTCCGTGGAGTCCGTGGCCGCTACAGCGTTTCTCCGGCTACCAAGCTGAAGGCTGTCGTGAGCGTTGATGACGCAGCTACCGAAGCTTCCGTGAATGCATGCCTCGCCATCATTACCGAACTGGGTGGCATCGAAAGCATTACCGTTGGCGTCAAGGCAGACAAGCCCAAGTTCAGCGCATCCGCCGTTGTTCCTGGTGGCGAACTCTTCATTCCGCTGGAAGGTATCCTTGACCCGGCTGCAGAAATTGCACGCCTCGAAAAGGAAATCGAAAAGGCCAAGAGCTTCGCAGCAAGCATCGAAAAGAAACTCTCCAACGAGAAGTTCGTTTCTGGCGCTCCCGAAGCAGTCGTGAACGCTGAACGCACCAAGCTTGCGACCCAGCTGGATATCGTAGCCAAGAATGAAAAGGCACTCGAAGAACTGAAGTAA
- a CDS encoding family 16 glycosylhydrolase, which yields MKGDFFGFASAKLREAAKLGAGLKRGAGLFVAGIACVANIAWADPPANFGGWDLVFEDNFDGTSLDTSKWNPTYNWGHTHNHRAYCDAANVIVADGLLKLKGEAKKHPDAPATAKFSGKEIPVDYTSAAIDTRGHFEVKYGYIEGRFKAPKHKGTWPAFWTLQDGWPPEIDILEIPASRKQHHYYLHYTTTDWYNSHGSAWDHEASFGGHKDDDVDRSADFHTYAVEWDQNNLNFYFDDKKFASYNRPTELKQLTAQYIIVNLAIGGWAGDDIEVTADNPAYFEADWIRVWQAKPVKPDTVLLQNEAFGTCMLPGDDKRMYLGDCNDPGALAVMTQTSGNTFRVDFGEMTLEMPNETTDAGTTVGVYSWNGKNHQKVVFENQFSNQYRLKMLHSGHYLRSTSDGTRVVQDWNDSWEWNQKWRIIKPADLKTETPVDPDGIRKAALSRIKQILKGRTFDVKGRVR from the coding sequence ATGAAGGGTGATTTTTTCGGGTTTGCGTCGGCGAAGCTGCGTGAGGCGGCGAAGCTGGGCGCGGGTTTGAAGCGTGGCGCGGGTTTGTTCGTCGCGGGCATCGCTTGCGTCGCGAATATTGCATGGGCGGATCCGCCGGCGAATTTCGGCGGGTGGGATCTTGTTTTCGAGGATAATTTCGACGGGACTTCGCTGGACACGAGCAAGTGGAATCCGACGTACAACTGGGGGCACACGCATAACCATCGGGCTTACTGCGATGCGGCCAACGTGATTGTGGCAGATGGCCTGCTGAAGCTGAAGGGCGAGGCCAAGAAACATCCCGATGCGCCCGCCACCGCAAAATTCAGCGGGAAGGAAATTCCTGTAGATTACACCAGCGCCGCCATTGACACCCGCGGCCATTTCGAGGTGAAGTACGGCTACATCGAGGGGCGCTTCAAGGCCCCGAAACACAAGGGCACATGGCCCGCGTTCTGGACCCTACAGGACGGCTGGCCTCCCGAAATCGACATTCTGGAAATTCCTGCATCCCGAAAGCAACATCATTACTATTTGCATTACACCACAACCGACTGGTACAATTCCCACGGTTCCGCCTGGGATCACGAGGCGTCCTTCGGTGGGCATAAGGATGATGACGTGGACCGCTCCGCAGACTTCCACACGTACGCGGTGGAGTGGGATCAGAACAACCTGAATTTTTATTTCGACGACAAGAAATTCGCCAGCTATAATCGCCCCACGGAACTGAAACAGCTGACGGCCCAATACATTATTGTGAACCTTGCTATTGGCGGGTGGGCCGGCGATGACATTGAAGTGACTGCGGACAACCCGGCGTATTTTGAGGCAGACTGGATTCGCGTTTGGCAGGCGAAGCCTGTGAAGCCCGACACCGTGCTTTTGCAGAACGAAGCCTTCGGAACCTGCATGCTACCCGGCGATGACAAGCGCATGTATCTTGGCGATTGCAATGACCCGGGCGCCTTGGCGGTGATGACGCAAACCAGCGGCAACACCTTCCGAGTGGACTTTGGCGAAATGACCCTGGAAATGCCCAACGAAACCACTGACGCGGGCACCACCGTAGGCGTTTACAGCTGGAATGGAAAGAACCACCAGAAGGTGGTTTTCGAAAATCAGTTTAGCAATCAGTACCGCCTGAAGATGCTCCACAGCGGACATTATCTGCGCTCCACATCCGACGGGACTCGCGTTGTGCAGGACTGGAATGATTCCTGGGAATGGAACCAGAAGTGGCGTATTATCAAGCCCGCGGATTTGAAGACGGAAACTCCCGTGGATCCGGATGGGATTCGCAAGGCTGCCCTTTCCCGCATTAAGCAAATCCTGAAGGGCCGCACCTTCGACGTGAAGGGCCGAGTTCGATGA
- a CDS encoding SUMF1/EgtB/PvdO family nonheme iron enzyme: MNFLFLGFIALIALAGCSHDDGDSVAPDDGKNLPEQMVLMKARGKSAQLASNVTAEFTYNFYVGRHEVTCAEFGLDCGELPATGMTFYDAVLYANELSLQEGFDTVYTYSGVFRDGAGHALGLENFRFHLTVEGYRLPTEAEWVFAASDYFDPQKSWNADNSDYEAHEVCSYASASGLRKDASALRKEASGSRGDVDAAGLCDMAGNVAEWVNDWSHKLSDTTVVNFVGPAEAIGFGERILKGGNYRNRPAAMSLTSRTDIYTVTSSTYADYVGFRVAFGAIPDATWLGDTTAVESSSSSVESSSSEVESSSSEVELSSSSVESSSSDVEVSSDSVESSSSGEANSSSSVGDTTAVAVELDRDSAGMYYVSGGSEGAMMLRFKMEVFWQYCKQSKLVVMGSSRSLDGVNPMLMDSSLMAINLSHVPNSLFDTYYLLRNYVLIHVQNLKFVVLSLDIDMWWRDPTDSYDNFFLSEYELYPGYVYDENHGFWRDGYPEGMYEKSQAAPGFESYGNLFRGARGFFAEGDGSWETDPSVDYDSTWLDKKPELYRTNLEALRRIIAMAQAHDVRVIGVIFPQSPGYKLTGAYGKYGPRRSQADSLVNELAGLSLEYENFILMDEYKGGDHDYSDDMAVNRDHLNERGAAQLTARLDSLVAKYK, from the coding sequence ATGAATTTTTTATTCCTTGGCTTTATTGCGTTGATTGCGTTGGCGGGATGTTCCCATGATGATGGGGATAGCGTCGCACCTGATGACGGCAAGAATTTGCCGGAGCAGATGGTGCTGATGAAAGCCCGCGGGAAGAGCGCGCAACTTGCTTCCAACGTGACGGCGGAATTCACCTACAATTTTTATGTGGGTCGGCACGAAGTGACCTGCGCTGAATTTGGGCTGGATTGCGGTGAACTCCCTGCGACTGGCATGACGTTTTATGACGCGGTGCTGTATGCCAATGAATTGAGCCTGCAGGAAGGCTTTGACACGGTTTACACCTACAGCGGCGTATTCCGCGACGGGGCGGGCCATGCGCTGGGGCTGGAAAATTTCCGATTCCATCTGACGGTCGAGGGATATCGATTGCCCACGGAGGCCGAGTGGGTCTTTGCCGCTAGTGATTATTTTGATCCGCAGAAATCATGGAACGCTGATAACTCAGATTATGAAGCTCATGAAGTTTGCTCTTATGCTAGTGCGTCTGGTTTGCGTAAGGACGCTTCTGCCTTGCGTAAGGAAGCCTCGGGTTCGCGTGGGGATGTTGATGCCGCCGGGCTTTGCGATATGGCGGGGAATGTGGCTGAATGGGTGAACGACTGGTCCCATAAACTCTCTGACACTACGGTGGTAAACTTCGTGGGACCTGCGGAAGCCATCGGCTTTGGAGAGCGTATTCTGAAGGGCGGAAATTACCGGAATAGACCTGCGGCCATGAGCTTGACTAGCCGCACGGATATTTATACGGTTACGTCTTCGACATATGCAGATTACGTAGGGTTTCGAGTTGCGTTTGGTGCGATCCCCGACGCCACATGGCTTGGAGATACAACCGCTGTGGAATCTTCTTCAAGTAGTGTTGAATCGTCATCCAGTGAAGTCGAGTCTTCGTCTAGTGAAGTTGAGTTGTCGTCCAGTAGCGTTGAGTCTTCTTCAAGTGATGTCGAAGTTTCGTCGGATAGCGTGGAAAGTTCCTCAAGCGGCGAGGCGAATTCCTCAAGCAGCGTAGGGGATACAACTGCCGTCGCGGTAGAATTGGATAGGGATAGCGCCGGGATGTATTATGTCTCGGGTGGCAGCGAAGGTGCCATGATGCTTCGCTTCAAGATGGAAGTTTTTTGGCAGTACTGCAAACAAAGTAAGCTTGTGGTGATGGGCTCCTCAAGATCTCTGGATGGTGTCAACCCAATGCTGATGGATTCGAGCTTGATGGCCATCAACTTGTCCCATGTTCCTAACTCGCTTTTTGATACCTATTACTTGCTCAGAAATTACGTGCTGATCCATGTGCAGAATTTAAAGTTTGTGGTTCTGTCTCTGGATATTGATATGTGGTGGCGTGATCCGACGGATTCCTACGACAATTTCTTCTTGAGTGAGTACGAGCTTTATCCCGGATATGTTTATGACGAAAATCATGGTTTCTGGCGTGACGGTTATCCCGAGGGAATGTACGAGAAATCACAGGCGGCGCCGGGCTTTGAGTCGTACGGAAATCTCTTCCGGGGCGCCCGCGGGTTCTTCGCGGAGGGGGATGGTTCCTGGGAGACGGATCCGTCTGTGGATTATGACAGTACTTGGCTGGATAAGAAACCTGAGTTGTATCGCACGAATCTTGAAGCCTTGCGCAGAATCATCGCGATGGCGCAAGCGCATGACGTACGGGTGATTGGCGTTATATTCCCGCAGAGTCCCGGATATAAGCTGACAGGAGCCTACGGCAAGTACGGTCCTCGCCGGAGTCAGGCGGACTCCCTCGTGAATGAACTGGCGGGGCTGTCGCTGGAATATGAGAATTTTATCCTGATGGACGAATATAAGGGCGGCGATCATGACTATAGCGATGATATGGCCGTCAATCGCGATCATCTCAACGAAAGAGGCGCGGCCCAGCTGACAGCTCGATTGGATTCTCTTGTCGCGAAGTATAAGTAA